From one Paenibacillus terrae HPL-003 genomic stretch:
- a CDS encoding ABC transporter substrate-binding protein produces the protein MKKHRKSAISLVILVLAMALLSACGAENTVQKSDSSATEQQPAASQSGTKGTSVELENMGIKMVFPEAPKRVITLNQHATEVMLALGLESSMVGTAYLDDSILPEYKAQYDKIPVLAKHYPPKEVFMAAAPDFAYAGWKSAFNDKNLGSREELAKQGVTTYVQESSNKPGPTLQDVYQDMLNIGRIFRVEDRAEKLVGSIREQVESIQTQIGTVEKAPKVFVYDSGEDKPFTAANNYLTSLIKGVKAKNIFDDIDKSFAEVSWEEVVKRNPDVIVILDYGDTSLADKENLLLSKPALAGVEAIKNKRFVVLPLSAAAEGVRAPIALKTLASGLYPDKVK, from the coding sequence ATGAAAAAACACAGAAAATCGGCGATATCGCTGGTCATACTCGTATTGGCGATGGCGTTGCTGTCAGCCTGCGGAGCAGAGAACACGGTTCAAAAATCCGATTCATCCGCAACTGAGCAGCAACCCGCTGCATCGCAATCGGGGACAAAGGGAACGTCTGTAGAGCTTGAAAATATGGGCATCAAGATGGTATTTCCCGAAGCGCCCAAACGTGTGATTACACTGAATCAGCATGCAACGGAGGTTATGCTGGCGCTTGGACTGGAGTCCTCTATGGTGGGCACGGCCTATTTGGACGATAGCATTCTACCGGAATATAAGGCTCAATATGATAAAATCCCGGTGCTAGCCAAACATTACCCGCCCAAAGAGGTATTTATGGCCGCTGCGCCGGATTTTGCCTATGCGGGCTGGAAGAGTGCCTTTAACGACAAAAATCTCGGGTCCCGTGAGGAGCTTGCCAAACAGGGCGTGACGACCTATGTACAGGAATCATCAAACAAGCCGGGTCCCACATTACAAGACGTATATCAGGACATGCTAAATATTGGACGTATTTTCCGGGTTGAGGACCGTGCGGAAAAGCTGGTAGGCAGTATCCGTGAACAAGTGGAATCCATTCAGACTCAGATCGGTACTGTAGAAAAAGCGCCAAAGGTATTTGTATATGACAGCGGCGAAGACAAGCCCTTTACGGCTGCCAACAACTATTTGACCTCGCTGATTAAAGGTGTGAAGGCCAAAAATATTTTTGATGACATTGACAAAAGCTTTGCTGAGGTAAGCTGGGAAGAAGTTGTAAAGCGTAACCCTGACGTCATTGTGATTCTGGACTATGGAGATACCTCGCTGGCGGACAAAGAGAATCTGCTGCTGAGCAAGCCAGCGCTGGCTGGTGTGGAAGCGATCAAAAACAAACGATTTGTAGTGCTGCCCCTGTCCGCAGCGGCTGAAGGTGTGCGTGCGCCGATTGCGCTGAAAACCTTGGCTTCCGGCTTGTACCCGGACAAAGTAAAGTAA
- a CDS encoding metal ABC transporter ATP-binding protein, with protein MLLASLEQVTFGYGDVPNLVDANVEIFSGEFVAITGPNGASKSTMLKLLLGLLQPWKGKVFMSDRTGEGKKLVVGFVSQQIAAFNGGFPSTILEFVRSGRYTHGSWLRRMRPEDHDRTEQALRQVGMWDLRHRKIGELSGGQKQRICVARALAQESDLLILDEPTTGMDQESRHHFYDLMNQQVKEYGRTVVMVTHGLSEVQHYLDRIIELERKEDGGWKCCTTTSCSGHFVPVG; from the coding sequence ATGTTATTAGCCTCACTGGAACAAGTTACATTTGGCTACGGGGACGTTCCTAATCTGGTAGATGCCAATGTTGAAATTTTTTCTGGCGAATTTGTGGCCATTACCGGGCCGAATGGGGCTTCCAAATCAACAATGCTCAAATTGTTGCTCGGTTTGCTTCAACCTTGGAAGGGCAAGGTGTTTATGTCCGACCGCACAGGTGAGGGCAAGAAGCTTGTTGTTGGATTCGTATCGCAGCAAATTGCTGCTTTTAATGGCGGATTTCCAAGTACCATCTTGGAATTTGTCCGTTCGGGAAGATACACTCATGGCTCCTGGTTGCGCCGCATGCGGCCCGAGGATCATGATCGGACAGAGCAGGCGCTTCGTCAGGTAGGCATGTGGGATTTGCGTCATCGTAAAATCGGTGAGCTGTCGGGTGGACAGAAGCAGCGCATCTGTGTTGCACGAGCGCTCGCTCAGGAATCGGATTTGCTCATTTTGGATGAGCCCACGACCGGAATGGACCAGGAAAGCCGCCATCACTTCTACGATCTGATGAATCAGCAGGTTAAGGAATATGGAAGAACCGTAGTCATGGTTACCCATGGACTATCGGAAGTGCAACATTATCTGGATCGTATTATTGAGCTTGAGAGGAAGGAAGATGGCGGATGGAAATGCTGCACTACGACTTCATGCAGCGGGCATTTTGTGCCGGTGGGGTAA
- a CDS encoding metal ABC transporter permease, which yields MEMLHYDFMQRAFCAGGVIALLASVLGVYLMLRRQALMADMLSHVSLAGVAAGAYLGINPTITGFIVAIIGAIIVEYVRRSYKTYSEISVAIIMVGGLSTAVILMNLNQSINKGFSAYLFGSVVAVNQTELMLMIAVAVIGGIFFFVFRRPLYQITFDEETAKTNGLPVKSISFAFSILTGMIVAAAMPIVGVLLVSSLIVLPAALAIRIAPSFAAAIWISMVTALIGVFSGLTASYELSTPPGGTIAMVLLLFLIVGIGIQKLVRKLGKQQASRQKNAARQ from the coding sequence ATGGAAATGCTGCACTACGACTTCATGCAGCGGGCATTTTGTGCCGGTGGGGTAATTGCACTGCTGGCCTCGGTGCTTGGAGTGTACCTGATGCTGCGGCGTCAGGCTCTGATGGCGGACATGCTATCGCATGTATCGCTGGCAGGGGTGGCAGCGGGTGCCTATTTGGGCATTAATCCGACGATAACCGGATTTATTGTAGCGATAATCGGAGCGATTATCGTTGAGTACGTCCGCAGGTCTTATAAAACGTACAGTGAGATTTCTGTGGCCATTATTATGGTCGGCGGCCTATCGACGGCTGTGATTTTAATGAACCTGAATCAGAGTATTAATAAAGGCTTTTCCGCTTATTTGTTCGGTTCAGTGGTGGCGGTCAATCAGACAGAGCTGATGTTGATGATCGCAGTCGCTGTGATCGGGGGTATTTTCTTTTTCGTATTTCGGCGTCCTTTGTATCAGATTACCTTTGATGAAGAGACGGCGAAGACAAACGGCCTTCCTGTCAAATCCATTTCATTTGCGTTTAGCATTTTGACAGGGATGATTGTAGCCGCTGCAATGCCGATTGTCGGTGTGTTGCTTGTCTCCTCACTGATCGTGTTACCGGCTGCATTGGCGATTCGAATTGCACCGAGCTTTGCCGCAGCCATCTGGATATCTATGGTGACCGCATTGATCGGGGTATTTTCGGGTTTAACTGCATCGTATGAACTGAGTACACCCCCAGGAGGGACGATTGCCATGGTGCTGTTATTATTCCTGATCGTGGGAATCGGTATTCAAAAGCTGGTCCGCAAGCTGGGTAAGCAGCAGGCTTCTCGGCAGAAGAATGCAGCACGCCAGTAA
- a CDS encoding metal ABC transporter substrate-binding protein, which produces MNTWFKKSFVLSAGLALILSGCGAKSDNTATNTPQTEPNQAQTTDSGKKLKVVTTFYPMYEFTKQVAGDHADVTALIPAGAEPHDWEPSAKDMAQVKDADVFVYNGIVEGWAEQALSSASNDKRVVVEASKGLNLMEGTAEEEEGEAHAEEGHSHDHVLDPHVWLDPVLAQKEVESIKAGLISADSANKADYEKNADAYIAKLKELDTEFKTDLKDVKRKDFITQHAAFGYLAKQYGLTQVPIAGLSPEQEPTPDKLAGIIKFAKENNVKTIFFETLVDPKVAETVATEIGAKTDVLNPLEGLTDEDKQKSLDYLGVMKNNLEALKKALNE; this is translated from the coding sequence ATGAATACATGGTTCAAAAAATCATTCGTATTGTCTGCGGGGCTGGCACTTATTTTGTCCGGCTGCGGAGCCAAATCTGATAATACAGCTACAAACACTCCCCAAACCGAGCCGAATCAGGCGCAAACGACGGACAGTGGCAAAAAGCTGAAAGTGGTTACCACTTTTTATCCGATGTATGAGTTTACAAAGCAGGTCGCTGGAGATCATGCTGATGTAACCGCGCTGATTCCTGCTGGTGCGGAGCCGCATGACTGGGAGCCAAGCGCCAAAGATATGGCACAGGTGAAGGATGCCGACGTTTTTGTATATAACGGTATCGTTGAAGGCTGGGCAGAACAGGCTTTGAGCAGTGCGTCTAACGACAAGCGTGTTGTGGTTGAAGCAAGCAAAGGGTTGAACCTGATGGAAGGTACTGCTGAGGAGGAAGAAGGAGAAGCACATGCTGAGGAAGGTCATAGTCACGATCATGTGCTGGACCCCCACGTATGGCTTGATCCGGTATTGGCCCAAAAGGAAGTAGAGTCCATTAAAGCGGGCCTTATCTCTGCAGATTCTGCGAACAAAGCTGATTATGAAAAAAATGCTGATGCTTACATCGCTAAATTGAAAGAGCTGGATACCGAGTTTAAAACAGATCTGAAAGATGTAAAACGCAAAGACTTTATTACCCAGCATGCTGCTTTTGGTTACTTGGCTAAGCAATATGGCTTGACCCAAGTGCCGATTGCCGGACTATCCCCGGAGCAAGAGCCTACACCAGACAAGCTGGCGGGCATTATCAAATTTGCCAAAGAGAATAATGTGAAAACGATTTTCTTTGAAACCCTTGTTGATCCAAAGGTCGCTGAGACCGTAGCTACTGAAATCGGTGCAAAAACCGATGTACTGAACCCACTCGAAGGACTGACGGACGAAGACAAACAGAAGAGCCTCGACTACCTTGGCGTTATGAAAAACAACCTAGAGGCTTTGAAAAAAGCCCTGAATGAATAA
- a CDS encoding helix-turn-helix domain-containing protein produces the protein MAINIKLEETLSKAGITKNALAREAKVRPNLIYDMCDGKTKRVDLETLSHILDTLEDLTGQRHYLSDVLEYIPHNEKNDHTPV, from the coding sequence TTGGCGATAAACATAAAGTTAGAAGAAACATTGAGCAAAGCAGGAATCACAAAAAATGCCTTGGCTCGCGAAGCAAAAGTTCGACCGAACTTAATTTACGATATGTGCGATGGTAAGACAAAACGCGTAGATCTGGAAACATTAAGTCATATTCTCGACACATTAGAAGATCTTACAGGTCAGAGACATTACCTGAGCGATGTTCTGGAATATATCCCGCATAACGAAAAAAACGATCACACTCCTGTCTAA
- a CDS encoding response regulator has product MATIIVVDDSLFMRSVLKDIFLDLGHSVIAEAENGYDAVLKYSNLRPDLITMDINMPKMDGLEAVEKIIGLDPQAKILMCSALGQQEAIIKAFQAGAKDFIVKPFEMERVVNAITKIFGS; this is encoded by the coding sequence TTGGCAACAATTATAGTCGTCGACGATTCTTTATTTATGCGATCTGTGCTTAAGGATATTTTTTTGGATTTGGGTCACTCTGTTATTGCGGAGGCGGAAAATGGGTATGACGCTGTTTTGAAGTACTCGAACCTTCGTCCAGATCTAATCACCATGGATATCAATATGCCCAAGATGGATGGACTTGAGGCTGTTGAAAAGATTATAGGGCTTGATCCTCAGGCTAAAATTTTAATGTGCTCTGCTTTGGGTCAGCAAGAAGCGATTATCAAAGCATTTCAGGCAGGTGCAAAGGATTTCATTGTTAAACCATTTGAAATGGAGAGAGTTGTGAACGCAATCACAAAAATATTTGGTAGTTGA
- a CDS encoding YolD-like family protein, with product MGKKLEGNGIWESSRMILPEHRDAYLRLMKEQGRRSKPTLDDQEMQQIEQAIIVSYNERKPITLRVFNPFDDEELCGFVTVINTSRREVKLSRGEEDFSWIKLEEIIEADI from the coding sequence ATGGGGAAAAAGCTTGAAGGGAACGGCATATGGGAAAGCTCGCGCATGATCTTGCCTGAGCATCGGGATGCCTATTTGCGACTCATGAAGGAGCAGGGGAGACGCAGCAAGCCGACATTGGACGATCAGGAAATGCAGCAGATTGAGCAGGCGATCATCGTTTCCTATAACGAGCGAAAGCCCATTACGCTGCGGGTATTCAATCCATTTGATGACGAGGAGCTGTGCGGGTTTGTGACGGTGATTAACACGAGTCGGCGGGAAGTGAAGCTGTCCCGTGGGGAAGAGGATTTTAGCTGGATTAAGCTGGAGGAAATTATAGAGGCAGATATATAA
- a CDS encoding TetR/AcrR family transcriptional regulator, with amino-acid sequence MSDTKENILHTALRLFARDGYEAVSVSAIAGKLGMTKGALYKHYKNKRDIFDSIVERIYQMDYERAREFEVPEEVFEKAPLPYHNTSVDKIDAFIKAQFRFWTEDEFGCNFRKMITLEQYRNPDMADLYQKCLAGGPVDYMEDLFREMIEQGILSKSNPKQLALEFYAPYYLLLSIYDLSPDKEEAANLFAAHIERFMQKNIAKMSKDKE; translated from the coding sequence ATGTCGGATACAAAAGAAAATATTTTGCATACCGCGCTCCGCTTGTTTGCGCGAGATGGCTATGAAGCTGTTTCGGTTAGCGCTATTGCCGGGAAGCTTGGAATGACAAAAGGAGCTTTGTATAAGCACTACAAGAATAAGCGGGATATATTTGACAGCATTGTGGAGCGTATCTATCAAATGGATTATGAGCGAGCGCGGGAATTTGAGGTTCCAGAAGAAGTATTCGAGAAAGCACCATTGCCATACCACAATACTTCTGTAGATAAAATTGACGCTTTCATCAAGGCGCAATTCCGTTTTTGGACAGAGGATGAATTTGGCTGCAATTTCCGCAAAATGATTACATTGGAGCAATACAGAAATCCTGATATGGCAGACCTGTATCAAAAGTGCCTTGCAGGTGGGCCGGTAGATTATATGGAGGATTTGTTCCGTGAAATGATAGAGCAAGGTATTTTGAGCAAAAGTAATCCGAAGCAATTAGCACTTGAGTTTTATGCACCATATTACCTGTTGTTAAGTATTTATGATTTATCCCCGGATAAAGAGGAAGCCGCGAATCTTTTTGCGGCGCACATCGAGCGCTTTATGCAAAAAAACATAGCGAAAATGAGTAAAGATAAGGAGTAA
- a CDS encoding SAM-dependent methyltransferase — protein sequence MEYIKSQKYDLPKLQAKMMGPNPLKLQEEMLIKHKIPAGSLVCDLGSGQGLTSVMLVKDYGFTVYAADLWSDPEENRKFFDEMGLTHEQIIPVKADATNFPFEKEFFDAVVSTDSYNYWGRDPEYLDAKLLPFVKSGGYIYACVPGMKKDCHDNLPEELLLSWTPEQLIYLRDIHYWTEIVNQCQDAKIISIYEMEGNEELWEVWLNQENEIAVNDRKTMEAGGGKYLNFIAFVLQKK from the coding sequence ATGGAATATATTAAAAGCCAAAAATACGACTTACCCAAATTACAAGCAAAAATGATGGGACCTAACCCCTTAAAATTGCAGGAGGAAATGCTTATCAAGCATAAAATTCCCGCCGGAAGCCTCGTTTGCGACTTGGGCAGCGGGCAGGGGCTTACAAGCGTTATGCTTGTCAAAGATTATGGTTTCACTGTTTACGCCGCCGATTTGTGGAGTGACCCGGAGGAAAACCGCAAATTCTTTGACGAGATGGGGCTAACCCACGAACAGATTATACCAGTCAAGGCTGACGCTACCAATTTTCCATTTGAAAAAGAATTCTTCGATGCGGTAGTCAGTACAGATTCTTATAATTATTGGGGACGCGACCCGGAATACTTAGATGCAAAGCTACTGCCTTTCGTCAAAAGCGGCGGTTATATTTATGCCTGTGTCCCCGGTATGAAAAAGGATTGCCATGATAATCTGCCGGAAGAATTGCTTCTCTCGTGGACACCGGAACAGCTTATCTATCTGCGCGATATTCACTATTGGACAGAAATTGTAAATCAATGTCAAGACGCCAAAATCATTTCCATATACGAGATGGAGGGCAATGAGGAACTTTGGGAGGTGTGGCTGAACCAAGAAAATGAGATTGCGGTCAATGACCGCAAAACAATGGAAGCTGGCGGTGGGAAATACCTGAACTTTATCGCTTTCGTACTGCAAAAGAAGTAA
- a CDS encoding cupin domain-containing protein: protein MKISKNNAEHYIWGDQCDGWRLVKNDDLSIIHERMPGNTHEVRHYHHHARQFFFILSGTAILEVDGERIELGSQEGCEVPPLVPHQMFNETNKDVEFLVISQPASRGDRVLAEK, encoded by the coding sequence TTGAAAATAAGTAAAAACAATGCCGAACATTACATATGGGGAGATCAATGTGATGGTTGGCGTTTGGTGAAAAATGATGATTTGAGTATTATTCATGAGCGTATGCCCGGGAATACACACGAGGTCAGACATTATCACCATCATGCACGCCAATTCTTCTTTATTTTATCAGGTACAGCCATACTTGAAGTGGATGGTGAACGAATCGAATTGGGCTCTCAGGAAGGTTGTGAGGTTCCTCCTTTGGTTCCTCATCAAATGTTTAACGAAACGAATAAGGATGTTGAATTTTTGGTGATTTCTCAGCCTGCGAGCAGAGGTGACCGGGTCTTGGCTGAAAAATAA
- the folE2 gene encoding GTP cyclohydrolase FolE2 has translation MREDRVTPELPSKAERHRLFGSVDPIPGDKPTTKEHMSDLQNEKLNYLFDIEQVGIARVKHPITVEAGLSPSSQVSIGTFKLTTSLNREAKGINMSRLTEHLEEYRQQGGTTDLEQLIRFTEGLVVRMNQECAELELSFPWFYERCSPVLDKTGLNHAEALIRICYKEGRGSRAVVGLTVAVTTLCPCSKEISEYSAHNQRGVVTLEAHIDEPDKLGQDWKVMLLDAAESNASAPLHPVLKRPDEKAVTEKAYENPRFVEDMVRLIAADLVELEAVRAFTVECRNEESIHLHDAIAKISYEKQRS, from the coding sequence GTGAGAGAAGATAGAGTAACCCCGGAACTGCCTTCCAAGGCGGAGCGCCATCGGCTGTTCGGCTCGGTGGACCCTATTCCGGGAGATAAACCCACCACGAAGGAACACATGTCCGATTTGCAAAATGAGAAGCTCAACTATTTGTTCGACATTGAACAGGTGGGCATCGCCAGAGTAAAGCATCCCATTACCGTGGAGGCAGGGTTGAGTCCTTCGTCTCAGGTAAGCATAGGAACCTTTAAGCTGACAACCTCGCTCAATCGTGAGGCTAAAGGGATCAATATGAGCCGTCTGACAGAGCATTTGGAGGAATATCGGCAGCAGGGCGGAACGACGGATTTGGAGCAGCTGATCCGTTTTACGGAAGGACTGGTTGTGCGGATGAATCAAGAATGCGCCGAACTGGAGCTTTCGTTTCCCTGGTTCTACGAACGGTGTTCCCCTGTGCTGGACAAGACGGGACTGAACCATGCCGAGGCGCTGATCCGAATCTGCTATAAGGAAGGACGGGGAAGTCGTGCCGTGGTTGGCTTGACGGTGGCAGTAACCACCTTGTGCCCGTGCTCCAAGGAAATCAGCGAGTACAGTGCCCACAATCAGCGGGGCGTGGTGACCCTGGAGGCGCATATAGATGAGCCGGACAAGCTGGGGCAGGATTGGAAGGTCATGCTGCTGGATGCAGCAGAATCCAATGCCAGCGCTCCGCTGCATCCGGTGCTCAAGCGCCCCGACGAGAAGGCCGTAACTGAAAAAGCGTACGAAAATCCGCGCTTTGTCGAGGATATGGTGCGGCTGATTGCTGCCGATCTGGTTGAGCTGGAGGCCGTTCGTGCCTTCACGGTGGAGTGCCGAAATGAAGAATCCATCCATCTGCACGATGCTATAGCAAAAATCTCATATGAAAAACAGCGCTCCTGA
- a CDS encoding MDR family MFS transporter, protein MKIRAVSEQWKVVITVMLGTFTVLLNNSSLNPAIPSFIRVFNTNAATASWLITIFLITMGMTMPLTGYLADRFGKKKVYLSGLALFVTGSLFGSLSWGLITVILCRGLQGVAGGMMIPLSLALIFEAFPKEERGKVTGIWGIAIMAAPMLGPTVGGIVLSLSSWQVLFLINVPTGLLGLLMGIRYLTAAHSNPSRTFDSSGFITVTLGVGFILFALGRTTTVADLIAPLHILLFLAGAVLLVLFVRMELVKEQPLLNVHIFKIPTYSLSVIVASVQAIAMFGSIFLVPMLVQNVYGFDAMMTGLVFLPSAICTGWFVTIAGKQLDRKGPKGMIGTGLIITCAATAMLGMLQMNSPLWMIFILMMLRGIGLGLSNMPATTAGLNAIPDELVAQGSAMNNVMRRLTSSLGMVVISIYFEVRKAQLLMGGYSVETGTLQAIREGFIGMSILILLTIPATFFLNTPDFLRKEGARRTSSDTPEAKASAAAPKV, encoded by the coding sequence ATGAAAATACGGGCTGTGTCCGAGCAATGGAAGGTCGTCATCACGGTGATGCTCGGCACCTTTACGGTTTTGCTGAATAACAGTTCGCTGAACCCGGCGATTCCGTCCTTCATTAGAGTATTTAATACGAACGCTGCCACGGCGAGCTGGCTCATCACTATTTTTCTAATCACGATGGGCATGACGATGCCATTAACCGGATATTTGGCAGATCGTTTTGGAAAAAAGAAAGTATATTTGAGCGGACTTGCGCTCTTTGTCACAGGTTCCTTGTTCGGCTCGTTATCGTGGGGGCTTATCACCGTAATCCTCTGTCGGGGGCTGCAAGGGGTGGCAGGCGGAATGATGATTCCGTTGTCGCTGGCGCTGATTTTTGAAGCTTTTCCCAAGGAGGAACGCGGCAAGGTAACGGGAATTTGGGGGATTGCGATTATGGCGGCTCCGATGCTCGGGCCTACGGTGGGAGGAATCGTGCTGTCTCTAAGTAGCTGGCAGGTGCTTTTTCTCATAAATGTGCCGACCGGACTGCTGGGATTGCTGATGGGGATACGTTATTTAACAGCTGCACATAGCAATCCGTCGCGCACCTTTGACAGCAGCGGATTTATAACGGTCACGTTGGGTGTGGGGTTCATTCTGTTTGCGCTGGGCAGAACAACGACAGTTGCGGATCTGATTGCCCCGCTGCATATTCTGCTGTTCCTTGCAGGAGCGGTTTTGCTGGTTCTGTTCGTGCGAATGGAACTGGTGAAGGAACAGCCGCTGCTGAATGTGCATATTTTCAAAATACCAACCTACAGCTTGAGCGTCATCGTGGCGAGTGTACAGGCGATTGCGATGTTCGGCAGCATTTTTCTGGTTCCGATGCTGGTGCAAAATGTGTACGGCTTTGACGCCATGATGACAGGACTTGTATTTTTGCCTTCCGCTATATGTACAGGGTGGTTCGTCACGATAGCGGGCAAGCAATTAGATCGCAAGGGGCCCAAAGGAATGATCGGCACGGGACTTATCATCACATGCGCGGCTACGGCGATGCTCGGTATGCTCCAGATGAATTCACCGCTGTGGATGATCTTCATCCTCATGATGCTGCGGGGAATTGGGCTGGGTCTGTCGAATATGCCTGCCACAACGGCTGGGCTGAATGCGATTCCCGATGAACTGGTAGCCCAAGGCTCAGCAATGAATAATGTGATGCGAAGACTGACCTCTTCGCTTGGAATGGTTGTGATTTCGATTTATTTTGAAGTTCGCAAGGCTCAGCTTCTGATGGGAGGCTATTCGGTGGAAACGGGAACGCTGCAAGCGATCAGGGAAGGCTTTATCGGGATGAGTATATTGATTTTACTCACGATCCCCGCCACTTTTTTCCTGAATACCCCTGATTTCCTTCGCAAGGAAGGAGCGCGTCGTACATCCAGTGATACCCCGGAAGCGAAAGCGTCTGCGGCTGCACCTAAGGTTTGA